The following proteins come from a genomic window of Natrinema saccharevitans:
- a CDS encoding polyprenyl synthetase family protein, translating into MELLERRRALIEERLEEVVEGLEPETLSDEVRHVALSGGKRVRPMVTLLACETVGGRAEDAVEFGVGIELVHTASLVVDDIIDRSELRRGTTSAWAEFGHGPAIITSDGLLGEAFALFSADPDATRVVADAMVELGVGEATELSAQPENEDEYMTLARRKTGALFRAAAELGAIAADSDPVTVDALGEYAERVGVAFQIRDDVLDAVADPEELGKPTGHDAALERPSVVQVTDLTPEAANARAQTEADRAIDALERVEVADPEARGYLLELAEFVVERER; encoded by the coding sequence ATGGAACTGCTGGAGCGGCGACGGGCGCTAATCGAGGAGCGTCTCGAGGAGGTCGTCGAAGGACTCGAGCCCGAGACGCTCAGCGATGAGGTCCGCCACGTCGCGCTCTCCGGGGGAAAGCGCGTTCGACCGATGGTGACCCTGCTGGCCTGCGAGACGGTCGGCGGGCGGGCCGAGGACGCGGTCGAGTTCGGTGTCGGGATCGAACTCGTCCACACGGCCTCGCTGGTCGTCGACGACATCATCGATCGATCGGAACTCCGACGCGGGACGACCAGCGCGTGGGCCGAGTTCGGCCACGGGCCGGCGATCATCACGAGCGACGGCCTGCTCGGCGAGGCGTTCGCACTGTTTTCGGCGGACCCCGACGCCACTCGCGTCGTCGCCGACGCGATGGTCGAACTCGGCGTCGGCGAGGCGACCGAACTCTCGGCCCAGCCGGAAAACGAAGACGAGTACATGACGCTGGCGCGGCGCAAGACCGGCGCGCTCTTTCGGGCCGCGGCCGAACTGGGTGCGATCGCCGCCGACTCCGATCCCGTCACCGTCGACGCGCTGGGCGAGTACGCCGAACGCGTCGGCGTCGCCTTCCAGATCAGAGACGACGTGTTAGACGCCGTCGCCGACCCCGAGGAACTCGGCAAGCCGACCGGCCACGACGCCGCCCTCGAGCGGCCGTCGGTCGTCCAGGTGACCGATCTCACGCCCGAAGCGGCCAACGCCCGCGCTCAGACCGAGGCCGATCGGGCGATCGACGCCCT
- a CDS encoding methyl-accepting chemotaxis protein, whose amino-acid sequence MPSLANLVPAFVRRRYLVKFVISILVVVLVIGSVGFVSYAQIDQTVRADSNEQLESTSEMQADAISNWVETMRVQTRTASASQVLQEGNPQEAQAHLVEEQARMDVDVRAIHYVDTENNEIVTSTNAAYRGESFSSLEEPWADGEFTDEFVLDESVWNSPAAYESPSLGDQVMAFASPVTERDDRAVIIIGTLEYQVGQLQDENASSSTIILDSDGSAIFQTESAAIDADSVDTDAMEAALGGRLMRVEDDDAVRAYVPVGNTQWVAVTSIPTEQAYGVASDVGNNVIAMVLASLITLGLVGVVLGRQTVVPLARLRDRTTEMQAGNLDVDLETNRIDEIGRLYDGFDDMRTSLREQITNAESAREEAEAARAETESINRHLETKAEEFSAVMDECADGDLTRRLDPESESDAMTDIALAFNEMVEELEETTAEVKSFANEVATASEQVTASSEEVRSASQQVSESIQSISDGADQQNQNLQSVNQEMSGLSTTTEEIAASSNNVADIAERTAETGRLGREAAQEAIDGMHEIEAESTEAVDAIKELESEMAQIDELVEFISEVARETNMLALNANIEASRGDSGEDGSGFGAVAKQVKELAADTKSTAEDIEQRLERIDEQTAETATEVQRTADRIAEHVGSVENAAEALDEIADYAEKTNDGVQEISAATEEQAASTQEVVAMVSSAAEISESTAAESQRVAAAAEEQTSALSEVSKSASSLADQATRLSETLDHFETKPRDESDINSEAALEFDKAIVDGNEDERRRGNDADGDGESDGASTRPDSDANDTDHEELNGSFTFDRLDDE is encoded by the coding sequence ATGCCGTCGCTCGCGAATCTCGTGCCGGCGTTCGTCAGACGCCGATACCTCGTCAAGTTCGTGATCTCGATCCTGGTAGTCGTGCTGGTGATCGGTTCCGTCGGGTTCGTCAGCTACGCCCAGATCGACCAGACTGTGCGAGCGGACTCGAACGAACAGCTCGAATCGACCTCCGAAATGCAGGCAGATGCGATTAGCAACTGGGTCGAAACGATGCGCGTTCAGACGCGAACGGCGTCCGCATCGCAGGTGCTACAGGAGGGGAACCCGCAGGAAGCACAGGCACACCTCGTCGAAGAACAAGCTCGAATGGACGTCGACGTGCGGGCGATCCACTACGTCGACACCGAAAACAACGAAATCGTCACGAGTACGAACGCGGCCTACCGCGGCGAGTCGTTCTCGTCACTCGAGGAGCCGTGGGCAGACGGCGAATTCACCGACGAGTTCGTCCTCGACGAGTCGGTCTGGAACTCGCCGGCTGCCTACGAATCGCCCTCGCTCGGCGATCAGGTGATGGCGTTCGCCAGCCCGGTGACCGAACGCGACGATCGCGCGGTCATCATCATCGGGACGCTCGAGTATCAGGTCGGACAACTGCAGGACGAGAACGCATCTTCCTCCACGATCATCCTCGATAGTGACGGCTCCGCGATCTTCCAAACCGAGTCGGCGGCGATCGACGCCGACTCGGTCGACACGGACGCAATGGAGGCTGCCCTCGGCGGCCGGCTAATGCGTGTAGAGGACGACGACGCCGTGCGGGCGTACGTCCCCGTCGGGAACACACAGTGGGTAGCAGTCACCAGTATCCCGACAGAGCAGGCCTACGGGGTCGCGAGCGATGTCGGGAACAATGTTATCGCAATGGTGCTTGCGAGTTTGATCACACTCGGGCTCGTGGGCGTCGTGCTGGGACGCCAGACCGTCGTTCCGCTGGCTCGGCTCCGCGACCGGACGACCGAGATGCAAGCGGGCAACCTCGACGTCGACCTCGAGACGAACCGGATCGACGAGATCGGGCGGCTGTACGACGGGTTCGACGACATGCGCACCTCGCTGCGAGAGCAGATTACGAACGCCGAGTCCGCACGCGAGGAAGCCGAAGCCGCCCGTGCCGAAACCGAGTCGATAAACCGCCACCTCGAGACCAAAGCCGAGGAGTTCAGCGCAGTTATGGACGAGTGCGCCGACGGTGATCTGACGCGACGGCTCGATCCCGAAAGCGAGAGCGACGCGATGACCGATATCGCGCTCGCGTTCAACGAGATGGTCGAGGAACTCGAGGAGACGACCGCCGAGGTCAAGTCCTTCGCGAACGAGGTCGCGACCGCGAGTGAACAGGTGACGGCCAGTTCCGAAGAGGTCCGGTCGGCGTCTCAACAGGTCTCCGAATCGATCCAGTCGATTTCTGACGGTGCGGACCAACAGAATCAGAACTTACAGTCGGTCAATCAGGAGATGAGCGGCCTCTCGACGACGACCGAGGAGATCGCAGCTTCCTCGAACAACGTCGCCGACATCGCAGAACGGACGGCGGAGACGGGTCGTCTCGGTCGCGAAGCGGCGCAGGAAGCCATTGACGGCATGCACGAGATCGAGGCGGAATCGACGGAAGCGGTCGACGCGATCAAAGAACTCGAGTCGGAGATGGCACAGATCGACGAACTGGTCGAATTCATCTCCGAGGTCGCCCGAGAGACGAACATGCTCGCATTGAACGCGAACATCGAGGCCTCTCGAGGGGACAGCGGTGAGGACGGCTCCGGGTTCGGTGCCGTCGCGAAACAGGTCAAAGAGCTGGCCGCGGACACGAAATCGACCGCAGAGGACATCGAACAACGGCTCGAGCGGATCGACGAACAGACGGCCGAGACGGCGACGGAGGTCCAGCGGACGGCAGATCGGATCGCGGAGCACGTCGGCTCCGTGGAGAACGCCGCCGAGGCGCTCGACGAAATCGCCGATTACGCCGAGAAAACTAACGACGGCGTACAGGAGATTTCCGCGGCGACCGAGGAACAGGCGGCCTCGACACAGGAGGTCGTCGCAATGGTCTCGTCGGCTGCCGAGATCTCCGAATCAACGGCAGCCGAATCCCAGCGCGTCGCGGCAGCCGCGGAAGAGCAAACGTCCGCCCTCTCCGAAGTGTCGAAAAGTGCGAGTTCGCTCGCCGATCAGGCGACTCGCCTGAGCGAGACGCTCGATCACTTCGAGACGAAACCGAGAGACGAGTCGGACATCAATAGCGAGGCGGCTCTGGAGTTCGACAAAGCGATCGTCGACGGCAACGAGGACGAGCGACGTCGCGGGAACGACGCGGACGGCGACGGTGAATCTGACGGTGCATCGACCCGGCCTGATTCGGATGCGAACGATACCGACCACGAGGAACTCAACGGCTCGTTCACGTTCGACCGACTCGACGACGAGTAG